A single Chengkuizengella sediminis DNA region contains:
- a CDS encoding helix-turn-helix domain-containing protein produces the protein MEKNRVAQRIRAFRKLKGYTQSELAVKVGISISKLGSIERGSIKPDDKTIQLISEALYIDADELKSEV, from the coding sequence TTGGAAAAAAACCGAGTGGCTCAACGTATTAGAGCTTTCAGAAAATTAAAGGGTTACACTCAAAGTGAACTTGCAGTTAAAGTAGGCATATCAATCAGTAAGTTAGGCTCTATTGAACGAGGATCGATTAAACCTGATGATAAAACAATTCAACTAATATCAGAAGCATTATACATTGATGCAGATGAATTAAAAAGTGAAGTCTAA
- the folK gene encoding 2-amino-4-hydroxy-6-hydroxymethyldihydropteridine diphosphokinase: protein MNENNKKSLAYIGLGSNIGERENYLKDAVQQMKTYPIEVIGCSNIYETDPVGYTDQDAFLNMVVVVATTYSPEDLLNQLAIIEKSLLRQRVIHWGPRTIDLDVLLYDNVQITTDQLIVPHPRMNERLFVLIPLLDVIQSEDDRQQIQKTVDKLMELEGEKEGVRLWKKTEWLNVLELSEN, encoded by the coding sequence ATGAATGAAAACAATAAAAAGAGCCTCGCATATATAGGGTTAGGGTCAAACATAGGTGAGCGAGAAAATTATCTTAAAGATGCAGTACAACAAATGAAAACTTATCCTATAGAAGTGATAGGATGCTCAAATATATATGAAACTGATCCTGTTGGGTATACAGATCAGGATGCTTTCTTAAATATGGTTGTTGTGGTTGCAACGACATATTCTCCTGAAGATTTACTTAATCAATTAGCTATTATTGAAAAATCATTATTAAGACAAAGAGTCATTCATTGGGGGCCAAGAACCATTGACTTAGATGTATTGTTGTATGACAATGTTCAAATAACCACAGATCAACTTATCGTTCCTCATCCAAGGATGAATGAAAGGCTGTTTGTACTTATACCACTGTTGGATGTGATTCAATCAGAAGATGATAGACAACAAATTCAAAAAACGGTGGATAAATTAATGGAACTTGAAGGTGAGAAAGAAGGAGTAAGGCTTTGGAAAAAAACCGAGTGGCTCAACGTATTAGAGCTTTCAGAAAATTAA